A single genomic interval of Malania oleifera isolate guangnan ecotype guangnan chromosome 11, ASM2987363v1, whole genome shotgun sequence harbors:
- the LOC131168213 gene encoding U-box domain-containing protein 4 encodes MEEIVLEALFSGDGEAQVQAATNLSKLSSRQRHKLAEKGVISPLLSMLLSQDFRAIEAALFALLSIAFGSERNKIRIVKSGTVPLFLRFLQCESESLIDLAVAALLTLSSCTANKHEIAGSGVIQHLIELLAADFTGDARPISLQAKFDAIATLHNLSTCKEITPLIVSSGIVSSLLQIISNSDKSSGLVEKATMLLESVVSSSETALREIGGEEGAIPAMVEAIEEGSAQCKESAVAILAVMCRSCRERNRGLILREGAMPGLLQLSVDGTARAKQTATELLWLLRDCSKYGSRRKKALKREVKVLEQVMEEINGAGVKEGTALRMVEKMIAKLSV; translated from the exons ATGGAGGAAATAGTGTTGGAAGCACTTTTTTCCGGTGATGGAGAAGCTCAGGTTCAGGCGGCCACCAATCTCAGTAAACTATCCAGCAGGCAGAGACACAAGTTGGCCGAGAAAGGAGTCATCTCTCCCCTGCTCTCGATGCTTCTTTCACAAGATTTCAGAGCCATTGAAGCAGCTCTGTTTGCCCTGCTCAGCATCGCCTTCGGTAGCGAACG TAACAAGATTCGAATAGTGAAATCCGGGACTGTTCCCCTGTTTCTAAGATTTCTTCAATGCGAGAGCGAATCACTGATCGATCTCGCCGTTGCGGCTCTGTTGACCCTCTCTTCCTGCACGGCGAACAAGCACGAAATCGCCGGTTCCGGGGTTATTCAACATTTAATAGAACTTCTCGCCGCAGATTTCACCGGCGACGCCCGCCCCATAAGTCTGCAAGCCAAGTTCGATGCCATAGCCACGCTCCACAACCTCTCAACCTGCAAagaaatcaccccactaatcgtCTCCAGCGGAATTGTTTCTTCCCTGCTGCAAATAATCTCCAACTCCGACAAGTCCTCCGGGCTGGTGGAGAAGGCGACGATGCTTCTCGAAAGCGTGGTTTCCTCTTCGGAGACAGCGCTCCGGGAAATAGGCGGCGAGGAGGGTGCGATTCCAGCAATGGTGGAGGCGATAGAGGAAGGTTCTGCCCAGTGCAAGGAGAGTGCGGTGGCAATTCTGGCGGTGATGTGCCGGAGTTGCAGAGAGAGGAACAGGGGATTGATATTGAGGGAAGGGGCGATGCCGGGGCTGCTTCAGCTGAGCGTGGACGGCACGGCGAGGGCGAAGCAAACGGCGACGGAGCTGCTGTGGCTTCTGAGAGATTGTTCCAAGTATGGGTCAAGGAGGAAGAAGGCATTGAAGAGGGAAGTGAAGGTATTGGAGCAGGTAATGGAAGAAATCAATGGAGCAGGGGTGAAGGAAGGGACGGCTCTGAGGATGGTGGAGAAGATGATTGCAAAGCTCAGTGTTTAG